A genomic window from Myxococcales bacterium includes:
- a CDS encoding Rpn family recombination-promoting nuclease/putative transposase, whose protein sequence is MPYGARAPDPHDALFKSTFADPRHAEGALRTALPKGLAARFSWDTLEAVPGSFVDAELKSRHTDLLFRVSLSGREARLYLLYEHQSTPHPLMPFRLVVYAVRIWESWLKENPGATVLPALVPVVLHHGDAGWTAARSLEELYDLDEATLLAAGAHVLRHRFVLDELVTETDETLRARAMSALGRLVLYCFRRARDPEELVRHLGAWADVALEVMMAPHGRAALDTVLRYVMMVHPAESRIVLEQLRGALPDERLKETLMTAGEELMQKGEARGIIVGEVQGRRVMLRKQLALRFGALPEGANARLDAADAATLDTWAERVLTAATLEDVLSG, encoded by the coding sequence TTGCCATACGGGGCACGTGCCCCCGACCCCCACGACGCTCTCTTCAAGTCCACGTTCGCGGACCCGCGGCACGCCGAGGGAGCGCTCCGCACGGCGCTCCCGAAGGGGCTCGCGGCGCGGTTCTCCTGGGACACGCTCGAGGCCGTCCCTGGCTCGTTCGTGGACGCCGAGCTCAAGAGCCGCCACACCGATCTTCTGTTCCGCGTGTCGCTCTCGGGTCGCGAGGCCCGTCTCTATCTCCTTTACGAGCATCAGAGCACCCCGCACCCGCTCATGCCCTTTCGGCTGGTGGTCTATGCCGTTCGCATCTGGGAGTCGTGGCTGAAGGAGAACCCCGGCGCGACGGTGCTCCCCGCGCTCGTCCCTGTCGTCCTTCACCACGGCGACGCTGGCTGGACGGCGGCGCGTTCGCTCGAGGAGCTGTACGATCTCGACGAAGCGACCCTCCTCGCCGCGGGCGCCCACGTGCTGCGCCATCGCTTCGTGCTCGACGAGCTCGTCACCGAGACCGACGAAACGCTTCGCGCGCGCGCGATGTCCGCGCTCGGCCGGTTGGTGCTCTATTGCTTCCGCCGCGCGCGCGACCCTGAGGAGCTCGTGCGCCATCTGGGCGCGTGGGCGGACGTGGCGCTCGAGGTCATGATGGCGCCACACGGGAGGGCGGCGCTGGACACCGTCCTGCGCTATGTGATGATGGTCCACCCCGCGGAGTCGCGGATCGTACTGGAACAGCTTCGTGGGGCGCTCCCGGACGAACGCTTGAAGGAGACGCTCATGACCGCAGGCGAAGAGTTGATGCAAAAGGGAGAGGCACGAGGAATCATCGTCGGAGAGGTCCAAGGTCGACGTGTCATGTTGCGCAAGCAGCTCGCTCTCCGGTTCGGTGCGCTCCCCGAGGGTGCGAACGCGCGACTCGACGCCGCGGACGCTGCCACGCTCGACACCTGGGCGGAGCGGGTGCTCACCGCCGCGACGCTGGAGGATGTCCTGTCGGGGTAA
- a CDS encoding outer membrane beta-barrel protein, with product MAPRAPARVEWRSSSTFRRPISAGAPPRPCGSRRGSLPRPSGPSRCPLTRTGPGRTRTFSTRSLFITPGFARDTSSKQHTVRAGVYNGWNNALDNNAEKSIALEYNYTPSETVAFATQYFTGVERPTGALEGRAWRHLLDASLKVKATPFLELLADVDGGVEPNRFGTSAWLAGILAARVKATSWLYLAGRQAMFGEKRAKQGLDVADPIAIPASWMSSSTATVDVRPVPHVSAKLEYRHDAAAGDIFYRGAVTGDGDGTPFEANARSQDTVTLGLTAWF from the coding sequence GTGGCTCCTCGGGCACCAGCCCGGGTGGAGTGGAGGTCTTCAAGCACATTCAGAAGGCCTATCTCGGCTGGGGCCCCACCAAGGCCCTGCGGCTCGAGGCGGGGCTCTTTACCTCGCCCATCGGGCCCGAGTCGATGCCCACTCACGAGAACTGGACCTGGTCGCACTCGCACCTTTTCTACGCGCTCCCTTTTTATCACTCCGGGGTTCGCGCGGGATACGAGCTCGAAGCAGCACACCGTGCGGGCCGGCGTGTACAACGGCTGGAACAACGCGCTCGACAACAACGCCGAGAAGTCGATCGCGCTCGAGTACAACTACACACCCTCCGAAACCGTGGCGTTCGCCACGCAGTATTTTACCGGCGTCGAGCGCCCCACGGGCGCGCTCGAGGGGCGCGCGTGGCGGCACCTCCTCGACGCCTCGCTGAAGGTGAAGGCCACGCCGTTCCTCGAGCTCCTCGCCGACGTCGACGGGGGCGTAGAGCCCAATCGATTCGGCACCTCCGCGTGGCTCGCGGGCATCCTCGCGGCCCGCGTGAAGGCGACGAGCTGGCTCTACCTCGCCGGGCGGCAGGCCATGTTCGGAGAGAAGCGCGCAAAGCAAGGGCTCGACGTCGCCGACCCCATCGCCATCCCCGCGTCGTGGATGAGCTCCAGCACCGCGACCGTCGACGTCCGTCCGGTGCCGCATGTCTCCGCGAAGCTCGAGTACCGGCACGACGCCGCGGCGGGGGACATCTTCTACCGGGGCGCGGTCACCGGCGACGGCGACGGGACCCCGTTCGAGGCCAACGCGCGCTCGCAAGACACCGTGACGCTCGGGCTCACCGCGTGGTTCTGA
- a CDS encoding FKBP-type peptidyl-prolyl cis-trans isomerase, with protein MISPTAPPPAEPPPPPPLPPAEAAKCPNVELGALPGEPVVGEWVTTPSCLRYTVLRPGAGAQPRTRLSTVRAHYTGWLTDGTQFDSSRSRGKPFDFRLSQVIPGWTEAMLGMRAGEKRKLVIPYKLAYGREGNGNIPPKATLVFDVELIDVLVE; from the coding sequence GTGATCTCGCCTACCGCCCCGCCGCCCGCCGAGCCGCCGCCTCCGCCTCCGCTCCCGCCCGCGGAGGCCGCAAAGTGCCCGAACGTGGAGCTCGGCGCGCTCCCCGGCGAGCCGGTCGTGGGCGAGTGGGTCACCACGCCGAGCTGCCTGCGGTACACCGTGCTGCGGCCCGGCGCCGGCGCGCAGCCGCGGACGCGGCTCTCGACGGTGCGTGCACACTACACAGGATGGCTGACCGACGGCACGCAGTTCGACAGCTCGCGCTCGCGCGGCAAGCCGTTCGATTTCCGCCTGAGCCAGGTCATCCCCGGGTGGACCGAGGCGATGCTCGGGATGCGCGCGGGCGAGAAGCGGAAGCTCGTCATCCCCTACAAGCTCGCGTACGGGCGAGAGGGCAACGGCAACATCCCGCCCAAGGCGACCCTCGTGTTCGACGTCGAGCTCATCGACGTGCTCGTGGAGTAA
- a CDS encoding VOC family protein has protein sequence MSETKFRMGRLDHVHVRVPNRAEAARWYAEHLGFEPVERFDFWAKAFEGGPLQLSADGGHTMLALFEASEGHPMIPQKTGVAFSLDAAAFIAFARSLPGAIQSPSGEPLRVGDIVDFDLCWAYNLADPWGNQYELNCYDYARVQAELIEADGVEPVRYWPRALFTNARASCDRRGLAGAATSATMTQVTDPASQNPMPPASQNRANERRDPYRAGALPTIRIAPDRRPLFYSLTLALGVALGVAGLRVVEHLRTPAKGVSVTPAGVGLEGRRVVLPEVSATQGGRAPAPPGGPLVVHGWRQGCADCMPAFEGDARDRPAGRARRAAGERRVWLGRSGWLRGTVCTSASCSTPGTRS, from the coding sequence GTGAGCGAAACGAAGTTCCGGATGGGCCGGCTCGATCACGTGCACGTTCGCGTGCCCAACCGAGCCGAGGCGGCGCGGTGGTACGCCGAGCACCTTGGGTTCGAGCCCGTGGAGAGGTTCGACTTCTGGGCAAAGGCCTTCGAGGGCGGTCCCCTGCAGCTCTCGGCCGACGGCGGGCACACGATGCTCGCGCTGTTCGAGGCGAGCGAGGGACACCCGATGATCCCGCAGAAGACCGGCGTCGCGTTCAGCCTGGACGCGGCCGCGTTCATCGCCTTCGCGCGCTCGCTCCCGGGCGCCATCCAGAGCCCCTCGGGCGAGCCGCTCCGCGTGGGCGACATCGTCGACTTCGACCTGTGCTGGGCCTACAACCTCGCCGATCCCTGGGGCAATCAGTACGAGCTCAACTGCTACGACTACGCGCGCGTCCAGGCCGAGCTCATCGAGGCGGACGGCGTCGAGCCGGTGCGCTACTGGCCGCGTGCGCTGTTCACGAACGCCCGCGCGTCCTGTGATCGGCGAGGGCTGGCCGGAGCGGCGACGTCGGCTACGATGACGCAGGTGACGGACCCCGCGAGCCAGAACCCGATGCCCCCTGCGAGCCAGAACAGGGCGAACGAACGCCGCGATCCGTACCGTGCGGGCGCCCTGCCGACGATCCGCATCGCGCCCGATCGCAGGCCCCTCTTCTACTCGCTGACGCTCGCGCTCGGTGTCGCCCTCGGGGTCGCCGGCCTCCGCGTCGTCGAACACCTGCGCACGCCGGCGAAGGGGGTCTCGGTGACACCCGCCGGGGTCGGGCTCGAGGGGCGCCGCGTGGTGCTGCCCGAGGTCTCCGCCACACAAGGCGGGCGCGCCCCCGCGCCCCCGGGCGGGCCGCTCGTGGTGCACGGGTGGCGCCAGGGGTGCGCCGACTGCATGCCCGCGTTCGAGGGCGATGCGCGCGATCGACCAGCAGGGCGGGCTCGGCGTGCCGCAGGTGAACGTCGCGTATGGCTCGGCCGATCCGGCTGGCTGCGCGGTACGGTGTGCACGAGCGCCTCGTGCTCGACTCCGGGCACGCGCTCGTGA
- a CDS encoding YceI family protein, which translates to MTGKHEGGFSDLKGTVRLVDGAPEKSSVHVDIDAASITSDAEKLTGHLKSPEFFDVGKFANITFDSTAVKAGGDKGATHTVTGNLALHGDQGRDVPRDHQDRGRGRPVEAEFSSIEETSSSPIPGRRTTSSATTSW; encoded by the coding sequence GTGACTGGCAAGCACGAGGGCGGGTTCAGCGACCTCAAGGGCACGGTACGGCTCGTCGATGGCGCGCCGGAGAAGAGCTCCGTTCACGTCGACATCGACGCCGCCTCGATCACGAGCGACGCCGAGAAGCTGACCGGTCACCTGAAGTCGCCCGAGTTCTTCGACGTCGGCAAGTTCGCCAACATCACCTTCGACTCGACCGCGGTGAAGGCGGGCGGCGACAAGGGGGCTACGCACACGGTGACTGGCAACCTCGCGCTCCACGGCGACCAAGGCCGTGACGTTCCCCGCGACCATCAAGATCGAGGGAGAGGGCGCCCGGTGGAGGCCGAGTTCTCCTCAATCGAAGAGACTTCGAGCTCACCTATCCCGGGAAGAAGGACGACCTCATCCGCGACGACGTCGTGGTGA
- a CDS encoding purine-nucleoside phosphorylase, producing the protein MRRHSAALAAEIVETVTGRGYAAIPHDRQCLLRPRPARRDRQRRARQVLHQPRVGLVLGSGLGAFGDTLDDLVKIPYHELPHLPQSKVVGHSGNLCFGKVNGVPVVCVQAHSPLRGALGGGRGARRARSRGSGSSRCSLTNAAGGIEPEWAPGDLMVLTDHLDLTGHNPLVGPNDDALGPRFPDMSAAYDPKLRGAAHHAAREAGFSLREGVYAGLLGPTQRPPPRCACSAPGAQAVGMSTVLDTIALRHMKVRVGALSCITNLAAGLSKTELDHSEVEQTARGARERLTALLRGWIQGAAA; encoded by the coding sequence GTGCGACGGCATTCCGCCGCGCTCGCCGCAGAAATCGTCGAGACCGTGACGGGGCGCGGGTATGCTGCGATCCCCCATGATCGACAGTGCCTCCTCCGTCCGCGCCCGGCTCGAAGAGACCGTCAGCGCCGTGCGCGCCAAGTCCTCCACCAACCTCGCGTCGGCCTCGTCCTCGGGAGCGGCCTCGGCGCCTTCGGTGACACGCTCGACGACTTGGTAAAGATTCCTTACCATGAGCTGCCCCACCTCCCGCAGTCGAAGGTGGTCGGCCACTCGGGGAACCTCTGCTTCGGCAAGGTGAACGGCGTGCCGGTCGTGTGCGTGCAGGCGCATTCACCTCTACGAGGGGCACTCGGTGGAGGCCGTGGTGCACGGCGCGCACGCTCGCGAGGCTCGGGGTCGAGTCGGTGCTCACTCACGAACGCCGCCGGCGGCATCGAGCCGGAGTGGGCGCCGGGCGATCTCATGGTGCTCACCGACCACCTGGACCTCACGGGGCACAACCCGCTCGTGGGCCCCAACGACGACGCGCTCGGCCCGCGCTTCCCGGACATGTCGGCCGCGTACGACCCGAAGCTCCGCGGCGCCGCGCACCACGCCGCCCGCGAGGCGGGGTTCTCCTTGCGCGAGGGCGTGTACGCCGGCCTGCTCGGGCCGACGCAGAGACCCCCGCCGAGGTGCGCATGCTCCGCGCCCGGCGCGCAAGCGGTGGGCATGAGCACCGTGCTCGACACCATCGCCCTCCGGCACATGAAGGTGCGGGTGGGCGCGCTGTCCTGCATCACCAACCTGGCCGCCGGCCTCTCGAAGACCGAGCTCGATCACTCCGAGGTCGAGCAGACCGCGCGCGGCGCGCGCGAGCGGCTCACGGCGCTGCTGCGCGGCTGGATCCAAGGGGCCGCGGCGTGA
- a CDS encoding collagen-like protein produces MRGHRGLRGHRGLRGHRGLRGHRGLRGHRGLRHRGHRGLRGRHGPRGHRRSERLGAEAWDRCRGGGGGGGGGGGGGGGDGGDLHGRGRRGRRGRRDRRPGHHLRELVHEAERRRDRLHGVGHRGVAGGLRLELRQRGPHVTERGLRVGHERCPLRALDFVERAHGERDGLCYLEDGGRSAWVDLERGEATSQGFTGRTRSGHGVGHGALS; encoded by the coding sequence TTGCGGGGCCATCGGGGCTTGCGGGGCCATCGGGGCTTGCGGGGCCATCGGGGCTTGCGGGGCCATCGGGGCTTGCGGGGCCATCGGGGCTTGCGCCATCGGGGCCATCGGGGCTTGCGGGGCCGCCACGGGCCGCGGGGCCATCGCCGGAGCGAGCGGCTGGGTGCCGAGGCGTGGGACCGCTGCCGCGGCGGGGGCGGCGGGGGCGGCGGGGGCGGTGGGGGCGGCGGGGGCGACGGGGGCGACTTGCACGGGCGCGGCCGGCGCGGCCGGCGCGGCCGGCGCGACCGACGGCCCGGTCACCATCTTCGAGAGCTGGTGCACGAGGCCGAGCGACGCCGCGACCGCCTCCATGGCGTTGGGCACCGAGGGGTGGCCGGAGGTCTGCGCCTGGAGCTGCGACAGCGCGGCCCGCACGTGACCGAGCGCGGTCTCCGCGTTGGGCACGAGCGCTGCCCCTTGCGAGCTCTCGATTTTGTGGAGCGAGCCCATGGCGAGCGCGATGGGCTCTGCTATCTCGAGGATGGCGGGCGGAGTGCTTGGGTCGACCTGGAGCGCGGCGAGGCCACGAGCCAAGGATTCACGGGCAGAACGCGAAGTGGTCACGGGGTCGGACACGGGGCACTCTCCTGA
- a CDS encoding PilZ domain-containing protein, with the protein MAHQPAPQQAPLQAPPQAFAPQPMAQQPAPPQAFAPQPVAAPQFAPAQQPAPQFAAPPQQQPTLAQTVALGQPQPQGMQHTLPVAPQAAPDPFAAPRGSAPAPAPAAAGGPGRPVPVLNADLGAHSPTNFYKGLSGNDVVDHGGLFVATYMIPKIGSPVRLHVSLPGGYEFDAEAIVRWARDQAGSSESALPGFGAQFTNISPEARQLIYRYVRNREPLFHDDL; encoded by the coding sequence GTGGCTCACCAGCCCGCTCCCCAGCAGGCCCCGCTGCAGGCGCCGCCGCAAGCGTTCGCGCCCCAGCCCATGGCCCAGCAGCCCGCGCCTCCGCAGGCGTTCGCGCCCCAGCCCGTCGCGGCCCCCCAGTTCGCTCCCGCGCAGCAGCCCGCTCCGCAGTTTGCCGCGCCTCCGCAGCAGCAGCCCACGCTGGCGCAGACCGTGGCGCTCGGCCAGCCCCAGCCCCAGGGTATGCAGCACACGCTCCCGGTAGCCCCCCAGGCCGCGCCGGACCCGTTCGCGGCGCCCCGCGGCTCCGCTCCCGCGCCTGCGCCCGCCGCCGCCGGAGGCCCAGGCCGGCCGGTGCCGGTGCTGAACGCCGACCTCGGCGCCCACAGCCCCACGAACTTCTACAAGGGGCTCTCGGGCAACGACGTCGTCGATCACGGCGGCCTGTTCGTTGCAACCTACATGATCCCGAAGATCGGCAGCCCAGTGCGGCTGCACGTCTCGCTGCCCGGCGGGTATGAGTTCGACGCGGAGGCGATCGTGCGCTGGGCGCGGGACCAGGCCGGCAGCTCGGAGAGCGCGCTCCCCGGCTTCGGCGCGCAGTTCACGAACATCTCGCCGGAAGCGCGCCAGCTCATTTACCGCTACGTGCGCAACCGCGAGCCGCTCTTCCACGACGACCTGTAG
- a CDS encoding rhodanese-like domain-containing protein, translated as MSVPRLSPAEALALLHEGYTYLDVRSESEFAEGHPEGAVNVPWRVDGPIGTLPNEAFLDVVARAFGEEARLVVGCHSGGRSRQAAAALAAQGFRAIVEQRAGWDGARGAFGEIVEPGWRRQGLTRSTAGTSYAALLASLERALPVAPAP; from the coding sequence GTGAGCGTCCCGCGCCTCTCCCCGGCGGAGGCTCTGGCCCTATTGCATGAGGGTTACACGTACCTGGACGTGCGCTCCGAGAGCGAGTTCGCCGAGGGCCACCCCGAGGGCGCGGTCAACGTGCCCTGGCGCGTGGACGGCCCGATCGGCACCCTGCCGAACGAGGCCTTCCTCGACGTGGTCGCCCGCGCCTTCGGCGAGGAGGCGCGGCTCGTCGTGGGCTGCCACTCCGGCGGCCGCTCCCGGCAGGCCGCTGCGGCCCTCGCCGCCCAAGGGTTCCGCGCGATCGTCGAGCAACGCGCGGGCTGGGACGGCGCGCGCGGCGCGTTCGGCGAGATCGTCGAGCCCGGGTGGCGGCGCCAGGGTCTCACGCGCTCCACCGCGGGCACCTCGTACGCGGCGCTGCTCGCGTCCTTGGAGCGCGCGCTCCCCGTGGCGCCAGCCCCCTGA
- a CDS encoding tRNA glutamyl-Q(34) synthetase GluQRS: MPLAPLRTRFAPSPTGDLHLGGLLCALVSFALARASGGAFVLRMEDLDAPRTVKGSAARIEADLARLGLAWDEPAADGAGLHAPYTQSARGPLYEAALTTLGEVTYPCDCSRSELLAASAPHAGEDRVYPGTCREKDPARVMRRPPAQRLRVPEGAVVELVDLAAGTLTQDVGREVGDFVLRRGDGVFSYQLACALDDHAMAIDLVVRGRDLLTSTPRQLLLGRLLGARAAPRTLHVPLLVNGSGERLAKRTGGIAVRELLARGVPMEALFGVLAHAARLATTPGPLTLDEVVSRAAARLPALLRGEVPLPERATVPDALQGC, translated from the coding sequence TTGCCGCTCGCTCCACTGCGCACGCGTTTTGCGCCCTCGCCCACGGGGGATCTGCACCTCGGCGGGCTCCTCTGCGCGCTCGTGTCGTTCGCGCTCGCCCGCGCCTCGGGCGGCGCCTTCGTGCTGCGGATGGAGGACCTCGACGCTCCCCGAACGGTGAAGGGCAGCGCCGCCCGCATCGAGGCCGATCTCGCGCGGCTGGGTCTGGCCTGGGACGAGCCCGCGGCGGACGGCGCCGGGCTCCATGCGCCCTACACGCAATCGGCCCGAGGCCCGCTGTACGAGGCGGCGCTGACCACGCTGGGCGAGGTCACGTACCCGTGCGACTGCTCCCGCTCCGAGCTGCTCGCGGCGAGCGCTCCACACGCGGGCGAGGACCGCGTCTACCCCGGCACCTGTCGGGAAAAAGATCCCGCGCGCGTGATGCGACGGCCACCCGCGCAGCGGCTCCGCGTCCCGGAGGGCGCGGTCGTCGAGCTCGTCGACCTCGCCGCGGGAACGCTCACGCAAGACGTCGGGCGCGAGGTGGGCGATTTCGTGCTGCGGCGTGGAGACGGCGTCTTCTCCTACCAGCTCGCCTGTGCGCTCGACGACCACGCGATGGCGATCGATCTCGTCGTCCGCGGGCGCGATCTCCTGACCTCCACGCCCCGGCAGCTCCTGCTCGGGCGGCTCCTCGGCGCGCGCGCGGCGCCGCGCACGCTCCACGTGCCGCTGCTGGTGAACGGCTCCGGCGAGCGGCTGGCGAAGCGCACCGGCGGCATCGCGGTCCGCGAGCTGCTCGCGCGCGGCGTGCCGATGGAGGCGCTGTTCGGCGTGCTCGCCCACGCGGCGCGCCTCGCGACGACGCCCGGCCCGCTCACGCTCGACGAGGTCGTCTCCCGCGCGGCCGCTCGCCTGCCCGCGCTGCTCCGCGGGGAGGTGCCCCTACCGGAGCGCGCGACAGTGCCCGACGCGCTCCAGGGGTGCTGA